A genome region from Gemmatimonadota bacterium includes the following:
- a CDS encoding VWA domain-containing protein: MPARTRHADLLRDNAAASATGSCMNAVRHSLTRRLQRATLLAALLAAAPFPASAQGRLLGGPCPPPPPPRCRPDADCAVPIQAPCGPTLVRLSSNVKIALADRVLRYEVTEVFKNTSGRVAEADYVFPLPAGAAFEDLKLMINGELVSGETMTADRARGIYEEIVRRQRDPALVEWMGSGMLRTRIFPIAPGEEKTVVVRYQSVAEREGDALRIDYRRGTDPNGSGAAARTGQGVAPAPVPNDTRRGEEQEWSTVRFVYRAGSNYGEPYSPTHTLRTRDEGGLRQVEARGSAGDLTILLPLRRANAAALSVLAHAPGGERGFALITITPPSSARRSVPRDLTFVVDVSGSMAGRKLEQAKAAGRALLETLRPEDRFRIIDFSTDVRTFREGWTAATNDHVDQARRYLSSLRAEGSTNISGALEEALQQRAAGDRLPLVVFVTDGEPTVGERSPDAIAAMASRRRGAARLFSVGVSADVNATLIEQLAVEGHGTAHFVRDSESVERAVGLLARRLSTPVLTNVRLKADGVRLSQVLPAGELDVFAGQDLVILARYEGEGSATLRLEGESVDGPVTWSTRASFPERSRDNPFVARLWAAQRVGWLAAEKRKRGGTGEMDDEIKSLGERYGIPTEFSSYLVVEPGMTVATQTGGIRRDVSAPQPSTLGSAAGGRGAADQVSAAPASAPAAPMRSNEVRFEAARKAAAQRETKSVAEMDDAEKERSATQRRIGMRLFTLVNGVWTDARYTPSMRTITVKPYSSAYFALVQRLGELAAPFALGDRVVVAGRGVAVRLAPDGKDVLEQLDGSKLDALVRDW, from the coding sequence ATGCCCGCTCGAACTCGCCACGCCGACTTGCTCCGCGACAACGCCGCCGCCTCTGCCACCGGCAGCTGCATGAACGCGGTGCGCCACTCACTGACCCGTCGCCTGCAACGCGCGACCCTGCTGGCGGCGCTTCTCGCCGCCGCACCCTTCCCGGCCAGCGCTCAGGGACGGCTCCTCGGGGGCCCGTGTCCCCCACCCCCTCCGCCGCGCTGCCGCCCCGACGCCGACTGTGCCGTCCCCATCCAGGCGCCGTGCGGCCCGACGCTCGTCCGCCTCAGCAGCAACGTGAAGATCGCGCTCGCCGATCGTGTGCTGCGCTACGAGGTCACCGAGGTCTTCAAGAACACGAGCGGGCGCGTGGCCGAGGCCGACTATGTCTTCCCGCTCCCCGCGGGGGCGGCGTTCGAGGACCTCAAGCTGATGATCAACGGCGAACTCGTGAGCGGCGAGACGATGACGGCCGACCGCGCGCGTGGGATCTACGAGGAGATCGTCCGTCGCCAGCGTGACCCGGCCCTGGTGGAGTGGATGGGGAGCGGGATGCTGCGCACGCGCATCTTCCCGATCGCCCCCGGGGAGGAGAAGACGGTCGTGGTGCGCTACCAGAGCGTGGCCGAGCGCGAGGGGGACGCCCTGCGCATCGACTATCGCCGTGGTACCGATCCCAACGGGAGCGGTGCCGCCGCGCGCACCGGGCAGGGAGTCGCCCCGGCGCCCGTACCTAACGATACGCGCCGCGGTGAGGAGCAGGAATGGTCGACCGTGCGCTTCGTGTATCGCGCGGGCTCCAACTACGGAGAGCCGTACTCGCCCACGCACACGCTGCGCACGCGGGACGAGGGCGGGTTGCGACAGGTGGAGGCACGCGGGAGCGCCGGCGACCTCACGATCCTCCTCCCGCTGCGGCGCGCCAACGCCGCGGCGCTGAGCGTCCTGGCGCACGCGCCGGGCGGTGAGCGCGGCTTCGCCCTCATCACCATCACCCCGCCGTCCTCGGCGCGCCGCTCCGTGCCGCGCGACCTGACCTTCGTGGTCGACGTCTCCGGCTCGATGGCCGGGCGCAAGCTCGAGCAGGCCAAGGCCGCCGGGCGGGCGCTCCTCGAGACGCTGCGCCCCGAAGACCGCTTCCGCATCATCGACTTCTCCACCGACGTGCGCACCTTCCGCGAAGGCTGGACCGCGGCGACGAACGACCACGTCGACCAGGCACGCCGTTACCTGTCGTCGTTACGGGCCGAGGGGTCCACCAACATCTCCGGCGCCCTCGAAGAAGCCCTGCAGCAGCGCGCTGCGGGAGATCGCCTCCCGCTCGTCGTCTTCGTCACCGACGGCGAACCGACGGTGGGGGAGCGCAGTCCTGACGCCATCGCGGCCATGGCCTCGCGACGCCGCGGTGCGGCCCGGCTCTTCTCGGTTGGGGTCAGTGCCGACGTCAACGCGACCCTGATCGAGCAGCTGGCGGTGGAAGGGCATGGGACCGCGCACTTCGTCCGCGATAGCGAGTCGGTGGAGCGCGCGGTGGGGCTGCTGGCGCGCCGCCTGTCGACGCCGGTGCTGACCAACGTGCGGCTCAAGGCCGACGGCGTGCGCCTGTCGCAGGTGCTCCCCGCCGGGGAACTCGACGTCTTTGCCGGGCAGGACCTGGTGATCCTCGCGCGCTACGAGGGCGAAGGGAGCGCGACGTTGCGGCTGGAAGGGGAGTCGGTCGATGGCCCGGTGACCTGGTCCACCCGGGCGTCGTTCCCCGAGCGGTCGCGCGACAACCCGTTCGTGGCACGCTTGTGGGCCGCCCAGCGCGTGGGATGGCTCGCCGCCGAGAAGCGCAAGCGCGGCGGCACGGGCGAGATGGACGACGAGATCAAGTCGTTAGGTGAACGCTACGGCATCCCGACGGAGTTCTCGTCGTACCTGGTCGTGGAGCCCGGGATGACGGTCGCGACCCAGACGGGCGGCATCCGGCGCGACGTCTCGGCCCCCCAGCCGTCGACGCTCGGGAGCGCCGCTGGCGGGCGTGGCGCCGCCGACCAGGTGTCGGCCGCCCCGGCGTCGGCCCCCGCAGCGCCGATGCGCTCCAACGAGGTCCGGTTCGAGGCGGCACGAAAGGCGGCCGCCCAGCGTGAGACCAAGTCGGTGGCCGAGATGGACGACGCCGAAAAGGAGCGCTCCGCCACCCAGCGGCGCATCGGGATGCGGCTCTTCACCCTCGTCAACGGGGTATGGACGGATGCACGTTACACTCCCTCCATGCGGACGATTACCGTGAAGCCGTACTCGAGCGCCTATTTCGCCCTCGTGCAGCGCCTGGGCGAGCTGGCCGCCCCGTTTGCCCTGGGCGACCGGGTGGTCGTCGCCGGCCGCGGCGTTGCGGTGCGCCTTGCGCCTGACGGAAAGGACGTGCTGGAGCAGCTGGACGGGTCGAAGCTCGACGCCCTCGTACGGGACTGGTAG
- a CDS encoding acyltransferase: protein MTASRDGALVSGRLGHSPILDGVRGLAIMMVFLVHFKFRTWGNPIDAFVDAVFRAGWMGVDLFFVLSGFLITGILLESKEGARYYRTFYVRRLLRLFPVYYLTLAVLFLVLPRVLQPPPAELVALVPHQGWYWLYAVNVFQVLTHGEMSYFNTLHLWSLSVEEQFYLVWPLLVRLATPTNLLRACVVLIVTALGIRVGIIASGGSRWAAYSLMPARMDALAAGACVASLSRDPLGSAWLRRWWRRVAFAALAGIITIIAWNRQYHEDDLVVLSIGYVLNAALFAAILAGILDRGSWKVFRPLQWQWLRWVGKVSYGAYVYHLLLQLAVDPVKEYFRKLPPVLGSQLPAEFVWIALMTGFTLLVAWISYRWFELPFLALKDRLAPSVAAPSGKR, encoded by the coding sequence ATGACGGCATCGCGAGACGGGGCGCTGGTCAGCGGTCGCCTGGGGCATTCGCCCATCCTGGACGGCGTGCGCGGCCTGGCGATCATGATGGTCTTCCTGGTGCACTTCAAGTTCCGCACGTGGGGCAACCCGATCGACGCCTTCGTCGATGCGGTCTTTCGCGCCGGCTGGATGGGGGTCGACCTCTTCTTCGTATTGAGCGGTTTCCTGATCACCGGGATCCTGCTGGAATCCAAGGAGGGGGCGCGCTACTACCGGACCTTCTACGTCCGGCGGTTGTTGCGCCTGTTCCCCGTGTACTACCTCACGCTCGCGGTGCTTTTCCTCGTCCTACCACGAGTGCTGCAGCCGCCGCCGGCCGAGTTGGTGGCGCTGGTTCCGCACCAGGGGTGGTACTGGCTGTATGCGGTGAACGTGTTCCAGGTACTCACGCACGGCGAGATGAGCTACTTCAATACGTTGCACCTGTGGTCGCTCTCGGTGGAGGAGCAATTCTACCTCGTCTGGCCCCTCCTGGTGCGCCTCGCCACGCCAACGAACTTGCTCCGCGCCTGCGTCGTGCTGATCGTGACAGCGTTGGGGATCCGGGTCGGGATCATTGCATCTGGCGGGAGTCGCTGGGCGGCCTATTCGCTCATGCCCGCGCGCATGGACGCGCTCGCCGCGGGCGCCTGCGTGGCGTCGCTGTCGCGCGATCCCCTGGGCAGCGCCTGGCTCAGGCGCTGGTGGCGCCGGGTCGCCTTCGCGGCGCTCGCCGGGATCATCACGATCATCGCGTGGAACCGGCAGTATCATGAGGACGACCTCGTCGTGCTCAGCATCGGTTACGTCCTGAACGCCGCGCTGTTCGCGGCAATCCTCGCCGGGATCCTCGATCGCGGTTCGTGGAAGGTCTTTCGTCCGTTGCAGTGGCAGTGGCTGCGGTGGGTCGGCAAGGTGAGTTACGGCGCGTACGTCTATCACCTGCTATTGCAGCTGGCCGTGGATCCCGTGAAGGAGTACTTCCGCAAGCTGCCGCCGGTGCTCGGCTCGCAACTCCCGGCCGAGTTCGTGTGGATCGCGCTCATGACCGGATTCACGTTGCTCGTGGCGTGGATCAGCTATCGCTGGTTCGAACTGCCGTTCCTTGCCCTCAAGGATCGCCTGGCCCCCTCGGTCGCGGCGCCGAGCGGCAAGCGATGA